The sequence below is a genomic window from Acanthochromis polyacanthus isolate Apoly-LR-REF ecotype Palm Island chromosome 14, KAUST_Apoly_ChrSc, whole genome shotgun sequence.
CAACAGTACTTTGCAGGTAGGCTGTTTCACGCATCTTGGAGAATTTGCCCCATTTTTTCTGCAGACTGTCTCAGTCTGTTCTGTCTCTTCTTGTAATCTCAGATTGATTAAATGATAATTATGATCAGGACTCTGTGGGGGCCGCACCATTTATTTCAGGACACACTGTCAAGAATGAATTTAGGTCTGATCAGATGCCCCTTTTGATGACATATAAGCATCTAAACACAAGGTGCTGTGTCCATATTCACAGTAAATGCATCCCGGTCTAACAGAGTATATTTTGCGTTATGAATCAACCTGATGTGTTAAAGGTTGGTCCTACTGATGAACCCACACACCTGACTCACCTGACTCTTCAGTTCCCTTCAGCTCTGTGGATTCAATCTCTACCAACTCAATGCTGACTTCACTGTTTTGCAAATAGCAGCTTAAACTATTGATACTTCCCAAAACTCAGATTTCAAATGAGAATGGACATTGCAGGTTTAGATATGGAAGGACAATGTGGATAACAGACGCTGTAAATGAAAATTTAGTTGATGAACACAGTAAACAGCAGTAATGAGTTCTCCTCCAAAACACATTCACTGTGTAGGAAAATAGTTGCTTTACAtaactctttcttttttcccaggACTCTGAAGGCATCATAAGTTTTGACTCTTTGACTTTAATCTCTCCTTTGTCCTTGTCAGTACTCCATAACAGGACCCGGGGCAGACAGCCCCTCTCCAGGAACATAGCACCACAGACAACTCTTGGTAATGACCTTTCTGACATAAAACTGAGTTCAGAAGGAACTCTGAACCTCATGTCTGACCCTTGTACCTAACTTCTCTCTCACTGTTCTGCAGGAAAACTCATTGTTTACGTACATCATTGAACTGTATACTTTCTACAGGACATACAGTAGTACCTTTTCTCTCAGGTCTGCTAACCTACATTATATTTCTCAGCTCCAACCACAACTACTAGACAGGCATCTCTCTCGACCCCTGGACCCACACTTCCTGTGGTCAACAAACAGCCAATCGGTAAACAGCAAATCTTTTTGGAAAAACTTCATGGCTCCTATTGCGGCTGTGCATCAGGATAAATTTGGCAGACTATAATTGAGAGGCTGTCAATGCTTTACAGTGGCCTTTTTTAATAGCTGCATGGGCAAGAATAGCATGTTGTGAGTGAGTACAGTAGCTCAACCCTCCCTGTGGATCCCAACTGATGCTGCCAGCTGTTTAGCTCGTAATGCGAGCACGGTAGGTGAAGGTAGCTGCATGGCATTTTAGCAAAACAACAAAGCTTGCAGGAACACTTGATGATATCCTCAAggttctgttgtttttcaggtATAATGAGCTAGGATAGCTCTGCAGAACATTACCTAGTTTTGTTGCAGGTTGTCCTGATGCATGTCTGAACTGATCTGCTTCTTTGCCTTTCTCCGTTTTCTCTTGTGGGTTCAGGGTGTGGAATCTATAAAACATCCTGAGACAAATCCACTTACTATTGGCACTATGTAGATAACATTGAATAAAAGTGAAAAGTTATGAATTCAATCTGAAATCATTTTGACAAACATGCCAATCAAAAGTACTGTAGAGAATTAGTCTCAGAGAAAGCGATGGCTTTTAGCAAGCACCGAGAATGTCAGGAGGTGCTTTTTATTGCAGCTGAAATCATACCTCTCTAGTCATATCTCAGACATTTCTTAATTTTCCTCTGCTGCTTATTTTTTGCCATTCATGGTTAATATTTATTTTGGGATTTACAGTATGATcattttaatgctatttttGCTGGTTACAGAACTGAGGCTTTTGCTTTCAATGCAGCACAGTTGATTGTATAAAATCTGCCTGACAAGACTGCATGAACAgacgtctctctctctccaacaGGAACTTCAGCAGAATCTCTCTTATCTCCTTTTCTTCTACCTGAACTACACTGTGCCCCGAGCTCTCACGTGCATCCctttaaagaaacagaaatgcaaGACGAAATCCACGTTTATGATTGGATGGTGCCTAATTCTCTTAAAATTTGCCAACAGACCCCTAAACAGGGACATTTTAGTCATTACATGGCCATGAAGTTGACTGGTATCCCGTGTTATCCACTGATTGATTTCctactgttttcttttctcacttattttctgacttcttttccttttttcttatCGTCTCTctcagaggtgaacatctgatCAGGTTGAACTGCCAATTTAGACTGGTACATTAGAATCCCACAGCAGACGATCAATCAGCAGCTATTAAACCCTCATGTCAAAGCCTCCTGGAGGCACAGCCAATGGATTTGGATGGCTGTCATTCACAGGCATCCTGGCCATAGAAGACGAGTCTGCCTGTAGTAACACGCTTGTTACATTGCAAATACCTCCACATGGTCTGTCTGCCTTTGAAATTGGACTTGCTCTATCAGTCTAATGCCAGGTAGAAGTTATTGTGTAGCCAGGGCTTCAGTCTAACATTTGAACTTGCAGTTTTCAGGCCAGTAGCTGTTGGCACGTAGACTGTTCTAaatttctgctgtttgctgaaTGTCTTGCTTTGATAATTTTCTGgatcacaaaaaacattttgctttatttaatttagtaaaTCAATCTTTCCTATGGacaattatatttaaaatgatattttacaGTACAGGATTGTGGCTTCATGgccatgttttctttctctcacaCAACCCAGGAGGAGGAGACCTCTACAGATCTGTCCTGCCTCCTTTGCCGGAGGCTCCATTAGCTCCCAAGATCCACTCTCCAGTACACATTACTTCCACCATAGCGTCTGTGCCAGTACCCAATGCAAATGTGGATACACAGGGAGGGCACCTACAACAAAGGCCTGTGTCTCAGCCTCATGCAGAGCCTCAACCAAATTCCAGGCTCCAGCCATATTACCGACCACCACCACAGACAAAACCGCAACCCCAAGTGAAGCCCCAAGTTAAGGCTCAACCTGTGTCAAAACCTCATGGCCAAACTGAACCACAACTCCAAACAACATCCCAGCCCATACCCCAGACCCAGCCACAAACCTACACAACATCCAGGCCCAAACTCCAGACCCAACCACAACCCCAAACAGTCCAGGCAAAACTCCAGACTCAACCACAACCCCAAACAGTCCAGGCAAAACTCCAGACTCAACCACAACCCCAAACAGTCCAGACAAAACTCCAGACCCAACCACAACCCCAAACAGTCCAGACAAAACTCCAGACCCAACCACAACCCCAAACAGTCCAGACAAAACTCCAGACCCAACCACAACAACAAGCAACCCCCCAGCCTCCACTGCAGACACACCCTCTGTTACAATCTCAGCCAAAGTCACACTCTCAATCAAGTCATCAGACAACACCACAGTCCCATTCTGAACCACAACCTAAACCAACATTTAAGACTAAACAACAAGCCCAACCTCAAACACAACTGCAGCTAAAGCCGTGGGTTCAGCTAGCTGCCCAGCCAACATCTGTGGCACATCCTCAAATCGATCAGCCAACACGTGAGCATATACCTCATACCCAAGAAAAACTGCTAAATACTAATACCCGGCCTCGACCACAGACTCAATTTACAAATCAGCCACAGACTCAAACACACCTTGAACCAAAGGCACAACGACCACGCCTTCAGTTTACCAAGCAGCAGTCTAGACCCAGACAAACGCCTAAACCAAGGATCATTTTTGCCCAACCCAAGCCCACAACACAACCTCAGTCCGAGAGCCAGCCTATCGCCCAACCCCCACCTCAGCcaaaaaagcaaccaaaaccTCAATCACACCCTCAGCcaaaaaagcaaccaaaaccTCAATCACACCCTCAGCCAGGAAGGCATCCAAAACCTCCACAAAGGCCCAGAATTATGAACCCACAATCTGAGCCAAAGACTCATCCACAGCCCCGACCACAACCTCCAGCAAAGACACAGACCCAGCATGTACCTCATTCTCCGCCCATTTCCAAGCCACAATTTACAACAAAAGCCCATTCTCCACCTCCACTGAAGCCACGCCCTGTGTCTAAGCCACAACCACTCCCTCATCCTGGGCTTCGTTTGCAACCTCAGACCAGGACCCACTCTGATCCCATCACGGTTACTGCAAAGCAGGCAGTCCCTACGGGTAAAGACCCTACTTTTTGCCAtcagcaatccacaaataagcATTAAGACCGCAccttaattacattttaaagggGCATATATATTTCAATTTTGGATGTAtttaaatttactttttaaTGTCAATGTGTCAAATATGTAAAAACTGGATCAATATTGTCAGGCTtgtgtttttggacagtggTAAACTCTACACATTTCCATTGAATGAGTTGTCTCTAACCAAATAGGACATCTGCATTAGCTACATGTACGACAGCTTTGCTTTTGAAACCAACAATCCTTCTCGGCTTTGCAAATTAAGAGTAGGTATGCCCCCTTTAAAAATCATAACTCTATTTATATACATATTATCTCAGATAAATAGTGAGTTTTCTTTCATACAGCTCCTAGTCCACCAGAAGAGGGCAAGCCTCTACCAAGACCTGCACTGGCTACAGAGAAAGCTGGTAGTTACAATCATGGTAAACACCATGACAAGTTTGTCCCATTACCATCTCTGCTCTGTCGTCAAGCCACATGGAACACAGTGCTTTCAGTTGTATTTCAAACCATTGGATGATGTCActgcttctccatctccatcccACCACCCTACAAGCTCCACCCCATCGTTGTCCCTGTCTCCATGTGTGCCTCCATTTCTCAGCGCCGCACACTCGCCTCACCCCTGCCCATTCACAACCACAGCAGTCTGGCTAGCTTCAGATCTCATTTATGCCTCTCTGTCATTCCATCCAttgtcctctcctctcctctacGTTCCTTTTCACTGATGTGCTTTATCATTTATTCCATCTAGGGTAAAGCTTTCCAGCTCAGATGTGGATCTTCCCTAACCGCCAATTGCCTCTCTGCTCATCTAGGTGCCGGCGTCCTCAGACCGTCCGTTCCCGAAGTCCCTCGTTCTCCCATTAGCTCATCAGTTCCTACAGCAGGAAGAAACACCACCCTGTCTCGCGCCCGGGTTCCTCCTCATTCCACTAATCACGGTGTCAGACCATTCTCTCCATCCAAGACAGTCACCTCCTCTCACAGCTCCAGCACGCCTGGCGGTAATGGAGTACTCACTTCCCCTCCACTTATTCTCTTTTCCCTCAGGTTGTCCTCTTCCATTAGTGAACTCCTGCACACTCTTGTCTGCAGCCGTGCATCTACAGCTTCAGAGGAAGACAAATAAACCTCTCGATTTGGCTTCACGATCTCTGTCAGACGCATACAGTAGACATGTGAATGCTTATGCCGTTCTTCTGCTTCACCTACTCTTACCGTACATATGCTCTCCACGCTCTGCCACATGCGCTCGGTGTGTATTTTACACCTTTACCAAGAGCAGCGGTGGCGTCTCTGGACTCAGGGTCGTTAACATGATTTACGGTCCCTCGTGTTGGCCAGGTGGGAAGTCTGGCTGCAGCGATGGCCAGGACACACCACATTTTACACCAGCGATGCCAAGCCAAGCACTGTGCAGAGAGTACAGCTGCCacagcctctttctctctctctctttcaaacacacacacccctacTCTCcagcaggggtgaaagtaagccggaacggtccggaactgcgtaccggcaaaagatctggtggcggaacGCAGTTAAGGGAAAAGATCTGCTGgcggtacgccgctcttccaccggtatctatgggtacgccggtacgccgcccggcctgccagctatccatagatatcgaccggagttcactcagcagtacgtgagtgcgcatgcgtgtctacttccgtaacacagcgattgttatggccagtagcagccaatagcaaataggtgcgcttgatttattgcagtgggacgagcaataaattacacatgaaattccacacgttcttgtgattggctgaaaaactttcaacaggatttacaatggttagcatcgacggaatggggtgaaagtaagccggaatggtccggaactattactaatagttccggcaagaatttaaaactactttcacccctgctcTCCAGAGAGTTACACAGGAGAGAGGGTAGAAGTCAAAACACCAGAATGATATGTTTTAAAGTCATCACACTCACTTTGTACATCCAGAACATTTGTTAAACCACgttgaaaacacaaacttgtctccaattttattgtcattgacACTGGACAGTAAGaatatgcacagaaaaaaaaagacaaaaagcgtTTTTTACTCTCTGACATTCTTCTTATTTGGTATTAGCATGTTTGTCGCAGTGACATAAAACACTTTATAACAGACCTTTCTCTCCCTCCAGCAGCCAATGGGGCGCATCATAGGGGCATTGCTCTTCCTAAACCTGTGGTGTGGCCCAAAGAGAAACCTGGTAAAGAAAAACCAAGATAATAACCTTTCAGTGTTCCTCGCTCACTAACCTAAGAGGCACTGTTATGTCCCGTCCTACACAGTCGCACTGATTTGTGCTTTTGTCACAGTCCTCTCATGCTGTGTAATGTGTCTGCTCATGATCTGTGTTGTCTGATACATATAGTCCCAGTAGCTCATACTGACTGGGACTGAAGCCatatgtcattttaaatttgGCAGACACCTGTGCTCTCCACATTATTTAGCCTACAGCACATAAGGACAGTAGTCAGCTGGTTTGAGCTAGTTTGAGAATAGTTTAGTTTTTAGGTGAATGTGGTTTGcccattttactttttttgggGGGCGGGGGGTCAATCGCTTGTTTCTATTCTGCCAGGCAGGCTCAGTTAATTGGAGTAATTGAATCCATCTCAAGTAGTAATGCAAACCACGTCTGGACCACATGTATTAATGGTGACGCTCTGCTCACTCCTTGTTGTTCAGAGTTGTGAAGAGAGATTGTGCTTCAGTCCCATGTCACAGCTGGTGTGTGTTATTTCTGGAAACTTGGACAGTTTCAGAGGTCTTCAAGGAGTCGCAAGGCTCCCTGGAAGCAACTCTACAGAAAAGAATGGTCCTTTTTCCCGCCACCCTGCACAGCCCAGCACAAAGCTCTCAGTGactgttttacaaaaacacatttatttcactttcctGCCTCCGTGAAGCAAATGGCTTGCAGCTAAATGTTACTACTTCTAACAGCAAAAAGCATTGTGCAAGTCTATGTGTGCATTTGCAGAAATTGAGAATTAGAGCGTGCTCACAACAGTTTTATGGAATCAGTTTCATGCTGGCATGTAAACTTGAATCTGTTTCAGAACGAGCTATGGGATGCAGGTGTCCATGCATGAATCCCATCCATGAAATCTGAGTGTGCGTTGCAAAAGCATCAACTGCAGTGTTGTGAGACGCTCTATTTCAGTGGGAATATTTGTCTGGACCGACCATAAATCTCCCTGTTTTGGTTGCGTACATTTTCACATTCTCGCCCTCAAGATGAAGCTATCTGACAGAAACCAACACTCACACCACCGCTGCTGTTTTAAATCACAGATCTGAGTCTCAGGCCTTTTGGCACATCAGAGACTCGGCGTGCTCTTTGAGGGAGTTTATTGTGAGACAGCAAAACCAAACACACCTGCTGCAGAAACTACAGAGCAGCACTCATCATATCCTAGACACACTGTTGACACGGATTAGTGACATCACATCTTATCTCGTTACATCCATGGCTCTGTTCTCATTTGTTGCCCAGATAACCATGACATCACTCATCTGAGCTGTCAGTCGTTCATACTTCATCCCCGTGTGGTTTGCGTTTGTATATCTGACGACTGGCATTTAAATTACCGCATCACCATATTGTGAGCATGTGTTTGCCATTATCCATCAGTGAAACCACACGCGTGTCCTTCCTTGTATTCTTGGGGTTAATCAGTGAGACTCGTTGGCAGatgttgttttagtttgtctCGATATCCTCAACTCTCTTCTCTTGGTAGTAAATGCCAGAGATCTCTGAGGTGAGCTCCAGAGAGGAGGAAACAAGAGAAATGCGTTTTGGCCTCGACGCATAGACGATTACTGTTTTCTGTCAACATAATGATCATTAATGAATCTCTGAGATAAGAAATGACAAATGGAAAGAGGAGTGGATCCTCTGGAAATTAATCTTTCTGCTTAAATGGTGTTTTCTCTAGCAACAAAAAAGACCTCAGACATGAAACATGTAAAGAAAAtgttctctgttttgtctcCCCAAGCTTCTCTGCCTCTTCTAAGATATCACAACACTAATTATCAGattatttagtttgtttaacATCATTAAATCATTGCAGAACCCTCATGTTACGAAATTTGACCGTCTGTAGCTGAGGTGTTTTTATTACAGAACATTACGCTTCAGTGTGATTGCTTATCCAGTACACTAAATCCAGTTAATTCCTCGTGTTCATTTAAgcagtcacagtgaaaataatgcGGTCGTCATCTCCTAGCTTGGTTGGCTGttattttatggtatttttttgTGGTGCAGGGACTCTGTGGAACATTTGTTGTTGAAACGGAATGAGAtccaaatcaaatttttttaTAGAAGGGAGTCAATAATCCCACACAAAGGCACATTTCACATGCAATCTGGCtgctttattgcttttattatgCCTGTGTTTGTACACTGTAGTGTTTCTGCCCTGCTAaatgtctctttgtttttgaaTTCTTGAACTTGACATTCTTTCATCATTATTGCACTATTAAATTAACCACCAAcacttgttttcagttttgtatCTCTACTCCAGTGCCGACCACCTGTTACTCCACTTCAGTTGTGATTTTAATCTAAACAGACTCTTGTTTCCCACGATTCCCTGCAGTTCTGCGTCCCCCTGTTCCCGGAAACAAGAGACCCAACCTGGTGGGGAAACCCAGCGACCACGGTGAGGGCAACAGTGATCGATGTGCAGACCACTGAACAGTACTGCACCTCAGGCGCTGTAATGACACACACAGCAAGCCTCGGGGAGCACAGATGTTCCAAGCCTGTGGTTGTCAAACATTTTGTCAAAGATCCTCTTTTACATTCTTCCAACCCTGTAAAACCCTTTgttgcacaacatgggtcaacaGATAGCCAGATTCAATGGAACATGGTCATCTGTTCACCCAtgctgtgcatcaaagggttaagaaaaatgtctaaaatgtaaGTTTAAGGAATACTTTGATGCTTTAGGAAATGTACTCTCACCTTCTTGTTATTAGCACAAAGACTATCAGCAGGTAGAAACAGCTACATGCCTCCTGACTCTCCAAAGATAGTGAAGTCAGCCAACAATCAGAAGAGACTCCAAGGAGTCGCTGCACCTCGGTACAACAAcaacttgtcatttttacacttgaTTGTTTGGACAGATATATCGGCAATGCTATTTCCAGTGGCCTCATACCGTAGtttttgaatttccctcaggattaataaagcatccatccatccatccatccatccatccatccatccatccatccgtccatccatctctTCCATAAAGTCTGTCAAAAAGCCTAACATTTAACATACAGATGAGTCCAACTGTCAGCAAGAACGTGAACCAGCGTATTCCCAAAGAtatcaaactattcctttaaactTTCGCCAGACTTTGGAGACACCAAGGACCTAAAGCTTGCCTGCTTCAGTGATCCGTGttgctttcctttccttccctgtTGAGAATTTGTCCGTCCTGTATTTTGCATGTTGTTTTGTTATCtgaatgatgattgctatactCAATCTTGATAGCTTTGTGAGCATGAAAGCGCTCTTATTTATTAGTCCCACATGCATCCATCTTGCATTCAACTTAAGATTCgatccacattttttttccacagggTCAACTAAGTCTGGGCTGCAACGCGTTTACGCCCCTCACAGTTTGAGACCTGCCTTCTTAGACTGCACTCTGCCAATAACAAACGTCTCTCAAAATAGCTTGCAAGGAATGTGCAGTGTTTACCAATGCACAAAACAGTATTAATCTTAACATTACAGCTCATTTCAGCTTCTTGTTGCTCAAGTGTTCTTCTGGACTTTCCTGCGTTTTCGCTCATCGCTTTCACCTAAGTGCGCTTGTGTGCACACGGCGAGTCTGTGTGAGTGCATCTGGGCATCCTTGTGCTCTTTAAAGGGGATCGAGGGCTGCCAGAATACATCTGCTGAGACCAAGAGATATTACTCATCAAGCAATCTGAGCTTTCTGCAGCCAGGAAAAGGCCACTGAGTTGCTCAGTAAGGATGGCCAGAGCAGATGGATCACAACTGTGTATGACTGTGAGTCAGATGATGAGGGAGAAGCGCTgatctctcctcctcctgctttctGTCCTCAGATAAACCCATGGACCTGAAACAAGGAGACAAGGAGTCCATCTTGAAGCCATTCCCTCTGGTCACAGCCAAACCCAAACAAGAGCGCCGACAGCAGACGACCACCTCGGCCCCGGCAGTGAACAGTAATGAGCAACACAACAGTTTTTCCTAACATTTCTCATGACTTATTATACCATCCGAGTACATGAATGCAGGAATACTTCCGTGAAAGTAAGAGCACACAGGTTTGAAACAGCTTCGCAGTCATTACATGCACACGATGACAATAATGATGCAGTTTGCTGGTGCGTGTAGTagtaagaaaaggaaagaaagcagaaaaatttGAGTAATACGAGGCAGACACGGAGTCTGGATGCAGTCCAGAGCAGGTGCTGGGCTGGCTGGTTGCTGACCCTGGGCCAgcgctgtaaaaatgaagacagagagaGCTGCCAGGGACTGCTGGCACATCAAGCTAACCCAAACTCCTCTCTGTTGTTTCCTTTTCAGGCAGCCGTTTTGACATAAATGAAAACTCCTCTATATTCAGGCCCTTGCCGGCATCAGACGTAGACATCATGGGCAAGAAGCGCTTTGTAGGTAAGACTTCGGTTCAGCAGTCAAACCCTTTTTCCTCACCGGATGATCAGCTCTGCAGCAGCACCTGTCGGCATTTGACACGCGAGTAAACCAAACTTTAGAATGCATGACTCCAGCTCTTACTGTCCCGCAGCTCCTCATGTCATCTACAAGACAGACAAGAAGCCAGACGAGCCGTGCTCCATCACCTCCTCTCTGGCTTACTTCCCCGATGAGGAAGGCGGCGATCAGAACGTGACCGGTCCTCCCCGCGTGCCGCCGTCCAACGTCACCGTGGTTACCGTGGAAGGATGTCCGTCCTTCGTCATTCTGGACTGGCAGAAATCAGACAATGAAACTAGAGGTACGCTGGATGCAAAAGAGGTTTAAAGCCTTACTCAGTGGAGTTCTGCTTCCTAGTTTTAATAAGACATTGAGTTCCAGTACACACAAATCTGGTTTAGTTTAGGTTTTGAAATTGAGTGCTTCTATAAACAGTTAATCTCTtggaaaaaatgtagaaaaaaatctttattttttttatttatttttttttgtgttgctcaGTTCTTCAAACTAGTGCTTTACATCAACACAGatatgagaaaaaataaaaattataaagcataagacaacaaaatacaaaagtaATAGGTCTGCATTGGTAAATTTAATAAAacgacataaaaacaaacataaagatCATTTTTAAGGAGCTCTACACAGTTTGATGCTCTGGGCGATGTTGTAAAAACTGGAGCTGCTTCCTGTTGTCGAGGATTTAAGAAACCAGAGTTAAACCTAACCAACATATCACATGAAAAACATCAAGAGGCTGAAAACAGAAGGTCTTAGAATTAACcgtttacgcttcagtgcgtcgtaggtgtaccgccggcagtacacttactaatttgcataggaatttcaagaatgtccgacggctgcaaacacgattatacaaacactatacaccgatggaaagcttagattctcatgaatccgccggtataaaccactttcagatgcgattactacagctggtgagaaaaaacacatttgtccgacaaaaacaaatattcatccatccgttctctatacacggcttcaacgcacacagcgcgactcacatttccgggttcattattacacacagatgaaaatattccacaaaaaacggccataatccaaccttggacatccagacgaaacaagccagtaaactattttgtccaaaacatgtcctgaagtcgtataaaatccctgaatcggtcattttcaaggaaatgcacctcgtgatgcccgtccaatattccctgtatttttcgtaattttttttatttaaaaatagaatattagcgatttttttgtacttaaaacggctggaattgactgcagcttaaagggttaattctAAAATGAGCGAGGTGTCCTACAAGCCTTAAAGCTGGAATAAAGTACGTCCTATTTACGATGACCACAGATAGACTGAAAATCATACTTTAGTCATAGTTTCAGATGAATATTTATTCCTAGCTTGTAACGATGTAATTCATGTTGAACAGAATATCACAAACAGCTCCCGCTCAGTCGTTAGCATCTTGGTGTCCTTTAGGGAACACTGAGCTAAAACTAAAGCAGTCTAACACATCAGTCCAGGTAATAATGTTCAGGAAGCTGTTTTAGAGATGTGTTCAGTCATTTATATACTTTTCAatgctgtttttgatttttgtgaTGCTGTCAAAGCGTGTTGACTTTTACAAAGATGTGTTTAGACTGTTTTTTAATTGAAGTTGGgtgaacaaaaatgaacactTCCATTGTGGTCTGGATGTTCTAAAGCATCAAAACAGTGCCAAGAGGAGGTGCAGAAGTCtagtttcctttgttttgtcaTTGAATTTTTGCCCAGTGAGTGCAGAAGAAACCTGCCTACCCCAGCTTTAACCGAGAATGCTGTTTGATCACTCGCCCTCTAAAAGAGCCAGAATTTGATCCAAACTATTGACAACTCACTGATCTATGAAGCATAAAAGTTATTTCCTCATGTAAGACTAACATGTCAATTGTGCGACGAGTGAATTAAAGGTTTGGAGGC
It includes:
- the LOC110971809 gene encoding target of Nesh-SH3 isoform X1, with protein sequence MSCFDNFLDHKKHFALFNLVNQSFLWTIIFKMIFYSTGLWLHGHVFFLSHNPGGGDLYRSVLPPLPEAPLAPKIHSPVHITSTIASVPVPNANVDTQGGHLQQRPVSQPHAEPQPNSRLQPYYRPPPQTKPQPQVKPQVKAQPVSKPHGQTEPQLQTTSQPIPQTQPQTYTTSRPKLQTQPQPQTVQAKLQTQPQPQTVQAKLQTQPQPQTVQTKLQTQPQPQTVQTKLQTQPQPQTVQTKLQTQPQQQATPQPPLQTHPLLQSQPKSHSQSSHQTTPQSHSEPQPKPTFKTKQQAQPQTQLQLKPWVQLAAQPTSVAHPQIDQPTREHIPHTQEKLLNTNTRPRPQTQFTNQPQTQTHLEPKAQRPRLQFTKQQSRPRQTPKPRIIFAQPKPTTQPQSESQPIAQPPPQPKKQPKPQSHPQPKKQPKPQSHPQPGRHPKPPQRPRIMNPQSEPKTHPQPRPQPPAKTQTQHVPHSPPISKPQFTTKAHSPPPLKPRPVSKPQPLPHPGLRLQPQTRTHSDPITVTAKQAVPTAPSPPEEGKPLPRPALATEKAGSYNHGAGVLRPSVPEVPRSPISSSVPTAGRNTTLSRARVPPHSTNHGVRPFSPSKTVTSSHSSSTPGAANGAHHRGIALPKPVVWPKEKPVLRPPVPGNKRPNLVGKPSDHDKPMDLKQGDKESILKPFPLVTAKPKQERRQQTTTSAPAVNSSRFDINENSSIFRPLPASDVDIMGKKRFVAPHVIYKTDKKPDEPCSITSSLAYFPDEEGGDQNVTGPPRVPPSNVTVVTVEGCPSFVILDWQKSDNETREYEVVSTTKGPNGQEVSILTTNQTHTAVENLKPESSYEFKVTPKNELGTGPSSDPVSFSTESADPRVSEYVSGKDAIWTQFPFKADAYSECSGKQYVKRTWYRKFVGIQLCNSLRYKIYLSDSLNGKFYNIGDQTGHGEDHCQFVDSFLDGRTGTQMLADQLPGRPGFYRALRQEPVSFGEIGGKSHVTYVGWYECGTPIPGKW